In a single window of the Aminomonas paucivorans DSM 12260 genome:
- a CDS encoding flavodoxin family protein, with amino-acid sequence MKVLGINGSPREGGNTEILMRTVFGELEAAGVETELVRIGGRPFRGCVACRRCFENRDRRCVLEGDPLNELVAKMAEADGILLGSPVYYTDVTSEMKGFLDRAGLVSGANGGLFRHKAGAAVLAVRRGGATHAFDTLNHWLHMMQTYLVGASYWNMGYGMKPGDVAEDQEGMENMRVLGRNMAWLLERIVPRG; translated from the coding sequence ATGAAGGTTCTGGGCATCAACGGCAGCCCCCGGGAGGGGGGCAACACGGAGATCCTGATGCGGACGGTCTTCGGGGAGCTGGAGGCGGCGGGGGTGGAGACGGAGCTGGTGCGCATCGGGGGGCGTCCCTTCCGGGGGTGCGTGGCCTGTCGCCGGTGTTTCGAGAACCGGGACCGGCGCTGCGTCCTGGAGGGAGACCCCCTGAACGAGCTGGTGGCGAAGATGGCCGAAGCGGACGGCATCCTCCTGGGTTCTCCCGTGTACTACACCGACGTCACGTCGGAGATGAAGGGCTTTCTGGACCGGGCGGGGCTGGTTTCCGGGGCCAACGGGGGGCTGTTCCGCCACAAGGCGGGAGCGGCGGTCCTGGCGGTGCGCCGGGGTGGGGCCACCCACGCCTTCGACACCCTCAACCACTGGCTCCACATGATGCAGACCTACCTGGTGGGGGCGTCCTACTGGAACATGGGCTACGGCATGAAACCGGGGGATGTGGCGGAGGACCAGGAGGGCATGGAGAACATGCGGGTGCTGGGGCGGAACATGGCCTGGCTTTTGGAGCGGATCGTTCCTCGGGGCTGA
- a CDS encoding iron-containing alcohol dehydrogenase, whose translation MVGVGGCRYYIPSLNLLGAGCVGEIRREARILGGKRALVVASRGEVGEAQAAQIGELLREGGVDSVSFCEAVPNPTVDVAVRGAEAFLAGDCDLLVAVGGGSAIDSAKAVGILVSNGGNLRDYEGYGRVAVPLPRLVAISTTAGTGSEVTQFAVVSDDRDHSKFTITDWRLTPCVSVNDPEMMLSMPPSLTAATGMDALTHGVEALLSTGATPITDGKAFKAVQLIRRNLPRAVQKGEDLEAREGMCYGSFLAGTAFNNAGLGLTHAMAHPLGGLYNLPHGLCNALLLPHVARFNLDASPLKMGEVALALGVGKGWHSERENGEAAVRDLFALAREVGIPSGLSSVGVRAEDLPGLAEEAMREAIGATNPRPYTREQVLALYREAL comes from the coding sequence ATGGTCGGGGTAGGCGGTTGTCGCTACTACATCCCCAGCCTCAACCTGCTGGGGGCGGGGTGTGTGGGGGAAATCCGGCGGGAGGCCCGTATCCTGGGGGGAAAAAGGGCTCTGGTGGTGGCCTCCCGGGGCGAGGTGGGAGAGGCCCAGGCGGCGCAGATCGGGGAGCTGCTCCGGGAGGGAGGGGTGGATTCGGTCTCCTTCTGCGAGGCGGTGCCCAACCCCACGGTGGACGTGGCGGTGCGGGGGGCGGAGGCCTTCCTGGCGGGGGACTGCGACCTGCTGGTGGCGGTGGGGGGCGGCAGCGCCATCGACTCCGCCAAGGCCGTGGGCATCCTGGTGTCCAACGGGGGAAACCTTCGGGACTACGAGGGATATGGCCGGGTGGCGGTTCCCCTGCCCCGCCTGGTGGCCATCAGCACCACCGCGGGCACGGGCAGCGAGGTGACCCAGTTCGCGGTGGTCTCCGACGACCGGGACCACTCCAAGTTTACCATCACCGACTGGCGTCTCACCCCCTGCGTCTCCGTGAACGACCCGGAGATGATGCTCTCCATGCCCCCCTCCCTCACCGCCGCCACGGGGATGGACGCCCTGACCCACGGGGTGGAGGCCCTCCTCTCTACCGGGGCCACCCCCATCACCGACGGCAAGGCCTTCAAGGCGGTGCAGCTGATCCGCCGGAACCTGCCCCGGGCGGTGCAGAAGGGGGAGGATCTGGAGGCCCGGGAGGGGATGTGCTACGGCAGCTTCCTGGCGGGGACGGCCTTCAACAACGCGGGGCTCGGGCTGACCCACGCCATGGCCCACCCCCTGGGGGGGCTGTACAACCTGCCCCACGGTCTGTGCAACGCCCTGCTGCTTCCCCACGTGGCCCGGTTCAACCTGGACGCCTCGCCCCTCAAGATGGGGGAGGTGGCCCTGGCCCTGGGGGTGGGGAAGGGGTGGCACAGCGAGCGGGAGAACGGGGAGGCGGCGGTGCGGGACCTCTTCGCCCTGGCCCGGGAGGTGGGGATCCCCTCGGGGCTCTCCTCCGTGGGGGTCCGGGCCGAGGATCTGCCCGGGTTGGCGGAGGAGGCCATGCGGGAAGCCATCGGGGCCACCAACCCTCGCCCCTACACACGGGAACAGGTGCTGGCGCTGTACCGGGAGGCCCTGTAA
- the msrB gene encoding peptide-methionine (R)-S-oxide reductase MsrB, with the protein MPDAPRTYPQPDDETLRRVLTPLQFAVTRENATEPPFRNPTHDERREGLYVDVATGEPLFSSRDQFDAGCGWPSFSRPLDPGAVREREDTSHGMARTEVRSRSGDNHLGHLFDDGPPDRGGLRYCINSAALRFIPREKLKEEGYGEYEDRFR; encoded by the coding sequence ATGCCCGATGCCCCGAGGACCTACCCCCAGCCCGACGACGAGACCCTGCGCCGGGTTCTCACGCCCCTGCAGTTCGCCGTGACCCGGGAGAACGCCACGGAGCCTCCCTTCCGCAACCCCACCCACGACGAACGCCGGGAGGGACTCTACGTGGACGTGGCCACCGGGGAACCCCTCTTCTCCTCCCGGGACCAGTTCGACGCGGGCTGCGGCTGGCCCAGCTTCTCCCGCCCCCTGGACCCCGGGGCGGTTCGGGAGCGGGAAGACACAAGCCACGGCATGGCGCGCACGGAGGTGCGCAGCCGAAGCGGAGACAACCACCTGGGACACCTCTTCGACGACGGCCCTCCGGACCGGGGGGGCCTGCGCTACTGCATCAACAGCGCCGCCCTGCGCTTCATCCCCCGGGAGAAGCTGAAGGAAGAAGGCTACGGGGAATACGAAGACCGGTTTCGCTAG
- a CDS encoding GntR family transcriptional regulator has protein sequence MPQKSLNAEERAYRSIIKLILSGFYRPGDFLLEVELAERLQMSRTPVSRALARLVVEGFLDKMPKKGCFIPVPTPEDAAQVFRARIAVESEAAAGAARLATEEEIRHLEDLVAQDEEAVRTLAKESFSAINEALHLGIARASRNAYLERWCRYIFWRSNLYVFYLDSFYRSVERSQVPPQKTPAQHRTLVQAIREHDPEEAARLMRVHIERSYEVLLFRPEDPRP, from the coding sequence ATGCCGCAGAAGAGTCTCAACGCGGAGGAGCGGGCCTATCGCTCCATCATCAAGCTGATCCTCTCGGGGTTCTACCGCCCCGGGGATTTTCTCCTGGAGGTGGAACTGGCGGAACGCCTCCAGATGAGCCGGACCCCCGTGAGCCGAGCCCTGGCCCGGCTGGTGGTGGAGGGCTTTCTGGACAAGATGCCCAAGAAGGGGTGCTTCATCCCCGTCCCCACCCCGGAGGACGCGGCGCAGGTCTTCCGCGCCCGCATCGCCGTGGAGAGCGAGGCGGCGGCCGGAGCCGCCCGGCTCGCCACGGAGGAGGAGATCCGCCATCTGGAGGACCTGGTGGCCCAGGACGAAGAGGCGGTACGCACCCTGGCCAAGGAGTCCTTCTCCGCCATCAACGAGGCATTGCACCTGGGCATCGCCCGGGCGTCCCGCAACGCCTACCTGGAGCGCTGGTGCCGCTACATCTTCTGGCGGTCCAATCTCTACGTCTTCTACCTGGACAGCTTCTACCGATCCGTGGAACGCAGCCAGGTGCCCCCCCAGAAGACCCCGGCACAACACCGGACCCTGGTCCAGGCCATCCGGGAGCACGACCCGGAGGAAGCGGCCCGGCTCATGCGGGTCCACATCGAACGCAGCTACGAGGTCCTCCTCTTCCGCCCCGAAGACCCCAGACCCTAG